The uncultured Sunxiuqinia sp. genomic sequence TTGCCGTACGAAATTAATTTACCGTTCAGCTCATTGGTTTTATGAAGTTTCTTGTCGTAGGTTGTGACGAAGTTGGCTGTTTTTATTCTGCTTAGCATCGGAAAGTAGCGTTGCGGAACATCAGCCTTAATAACCAGACGCTTGTTTTTTGTGATTTTCAGAAGCGGTTGTCCGGTGGTCACGAACTGCCCCTCAGTTACAAAAACGTTTTTGATAAAACCGCTGGTTGAAGCAGCCACCTTTTGTCCGCCAGCCGAATAGTTTTTACGAACAATTTCGTAACTATTCTTCGCTTTTTCGTAGGCCATTTTTATCTCGGCGAGTTCTCTGTCCGAGGTTATTTTATCTTCATTCAACAATTTGGCGCGTTCATAATTGGCTTCAGCTGTCTCAAAGGCTGATTTTGAGTCCATAAAAGTTGTCTCAATATTGTCGTGGATTAAGCCTTTGCCTGAAATCGTAATGAGCTTTTCACCTTCTCTGATTTTTTCTCCGGACATCAGTGTTTTATTGCCAAAAACAACAACTCCATCGTGAACTGCAGTTAAGGTAATCTCATCGCCTTGAGCAGGCATTATTTTCCCGCTGGTGTGGATTACTTCTCTAAACATTTTTGGCTGTAATTCAACGATGCCGTATTTTAAGTCGTGAGTATGTTCTTCTTCACCGTCCTGGTGCTCTCCTTTGTGCAGGTGTTCATCTCCTTCGTGGTCATGGTCGTGCCCTTCCGCTAAAGGGTTGTGCGCATGCTCTTCGTGACTGTGCTCTGAATCTTCTTCATGTGCGTGATTGTGTTCCGCTTCATTCTGGTTATGTGTGCAGGCGATACCCCAAAGCAGGTAGCCAGACATTAAAAATGGTATAATAATCTTCTTCATGATTAACATGTCAACTGGTTTTCAGCTAGTGCTGAAAATGATTAAAAATAGAATTAGAAAACTAAATTTGGAATTAAGCTAAGGCCGGAGGGCCACGAAGCGAAGCGTGAGAATAAAAATCAAATTGGTAGTGATTAATCCAATAATCTACATGTGTTATTTTTTCTTTGGGTTGAAGCAGATTCGCTAAAAAATTGTAGATGCAGATGGTATTGCTAATTGTTAATTTTGATAGGTTGGTGGTTGCTTCGGTGGAGAAATGACAAGCATGGCAATGCGTATTGTCGTGAGTTTCCTGGCACTGTGTTGTTGCCAATGTTTGATGCAAGTTAACTGATTGTTGAGTAACGCTTGTTAGCGTATTGTCGTGAGTGCATTCGTGCTCGCAGGTTGCAATACTAGCATGATGGTGATGAGGAATAACAGCATGTGCAATGATCACCACTATGGCTATCCACATACAAAATGCTCCGATATGTTTAACCTTTTGAATCATTTCGACAATCTGGATAGCAAAAATACAATTTTCTATCAAACTTGAAACTTTTAGATATTTATTGGTTGTTAATATTTTTAAACCCAAAAAAACTTCACCAAATAAATGATGAAGGTTGATGAATTCAGGGTTTGATTCGCGGACAAGCCGCGTAATATCGTATTATTGTAGTAATTCGTAGTCGTGCATTTCTTTCATAAACGAAACAAAATCATCTTTCTTTTCCGAATCCATCCAGCCCATTGAACTACGCGAATGCTCGTTTAAAGCCCCTGTAATCAGGTAAGGAACATGGTATCCCCAGTCAATTTTGTTATTCCAAGGCAATACTTGTTCCTGGATTGCTTTTAACAATGGCAACAATCGGTATTTGGGATTTTTCAAGAAAGCAACTAAGATTTCAATCGGGCAGTTTCCGGCACCACGTCCCATACCAAGCAAAGTAGCGTCCAGCATAGTTGCACCTTTCATGAGCGAGGTAATGGTATTACTCATAGTTAGTTGCATATTGTTGTGCGCATGAATTCCGATCACTTTCCCGGGCAAGGCTTTGATGTATTTTTCCCTCGACTCGCGGTACATACTTCCGAAGCTGTCTACCAAATAGAAAACAGGAACTCTTGACGCGGCAAAATCAGCTAATGCTTCATCCAAATCGTGTTCGCTGACTTTAGAAACAGCCATTAAATTGATTGTTGTTTCATAGCCTTTATCCATGCAGTGGTGTGCTAGTTCAATCGCTTTATCCATTTGGTGTGCATAGCAGGCAGCACGAATTAAATCGATCAGGCTTTCGCTGGCTTGCGGGATGTCATCAAAGTCAATCCGTCCTATATCAGCTATCGCCGATAATTTCAGATTTGTATTATTATCACTGACAATGCGTCGTAAGTCTTTGTCGGCACAAAATTTCCATGGGTCAACTTCTTTGCGGTCAAAGGCTTTTTCGCTGCTCAGGTAACCAATCTCCATATAATCAACACCTGCTTCAACGCAAGCATCATAAACTCCTTTTACAAAGGCGTCATCAATTGCCACTTGTTCATCAGTCCACCATCTCGAACGGTGCAGTCCAGTACTTTAATATCTTTTTTGTACATTTATAAGTCTTTATGGTTTATTTTTCAAAAGTTTGAGTTCTCTTTCAATATTGTGCTGGACTAATTGTTTGAAAATATTTTCGATGAAGGCAGCATTCAATTGCAGATCGTTTGCCCATTCGCGTCGCTGGGCATAAACCTCTTTTTGGCGGTCTTCTGCAATTACTGAATCTTGATCGGTTTTGTATTTGACAATTTCTTCAATAAACTCCTGACGGTTGGCTAGTAGTTTGAGGATGGAGAGGTCAATATGATCAATCTCATTTCTAATGCCTTCTATTGTATTACACGCACTTGGTTTTTTCATTTTGTAAAATATTTCGGCGCAAAAATAACAATTTGAAGTTTTTAAGAAATAATTTACATTAATTTTAAATCGGAACAAATTAGAAATTAATCACTTATCTATCCTTATTTAGATTGAATAAAAAAAAGAAAGTATTTTCTTTGGCTTTTTTCAAATATGTATCTACATTTGAGTCGTTAAACAAACGCAAAATAGAATCGATGAATTTAAGAACTTCTGTATATAAAATGATGTGTGTAACATATAACATGATGATGTGTATGTGTTGTGGATTTTTTATGCCGAAGGGAATAAAGAGATGAAAATATAGTGTGATATAACAATCATAGTAAAGCCCTTCTGAAATTCAGAAGGGCTTTTTTTATGGTTTTGGATAAAAAAATATCAATAGAGTATGAGAGAAAAAGCATATCGCAGCGTCGTAAAAACAATTTCGTGGAGAATGGTTGGAACCATTGACACGATAATGATTGCATGGTTGGTTGTTGGAAAATTAGAGTATGCTGTGACCATTGGAGGTGTTGAGTTGTTTACAAAGATGATCTTGTATTATTTCCACGAACGCACGTGGAATAAAGTTAAGTTCGGAAAAATTGATGACTCCGACATCGAATATCAAATTTAAAAGGCATGGAAAAGAATTACCTACCTATTGCACTTAACATTGCCGGTGAAAAGATCCTGATCATCGGGGGAGATCAGTCGGCCTGGAACAAGATTAAGATTCTGAAGCGTTTTAACGCTTATCTGGAAGTAATTGCGTTGGAAGTGTGTGATGATATTAAAAACAGCGATGTGCCTTACCAGGAAAAAGCTTATGAGAAAGGTGATTTGAATGGCTACCTGATGTTTTATTCCTGTACAAACAACCTTGAGCTGGATACTCAAATTGCGAAAGATGGACGCGAAGCGGGAGTGCTAGTCAATATTCATGATAATCCGGCACTTTGCCAGTTTGTTTCACCAGCCATCTACCAAAACGAGAACATTCGGGTGGCCGTCAGCTCAAATGCGAAAGATGTTTATTCATCAATCAGAATCAGAAACGAGATCAAAGAATTTTTAAAAACTAAAACAGATAAAGACCAGAAGAAATGAGTATTAAATTATCCCCATTGAATGAAGCTCAACTGAAAGCCTTGCAGGATCTGACGCAAGGTATTCAACCCGATCAGGTTACTTGGTTGAGTGGTTATTTTCAAGGATTAGTAGGAGCAGTCTCTGCTGGCGCAACACCCCAGGGTGTAGCAGTTGAGGCGGCAGCTGAATCAGCAGAAAAATTACCATTGACCATTTTGTATGGCACACATACAGGAAGAAGTGAAGCCTTGGCTAAGACGCTTTGCGAAAAAGCAGTGTCTCAAAATATAACATGTGTTACCAAACCAATGGACGACTATAAACCAAAGCAATTGAAAGATGAAAAAAATGTGCTGGTTATTGTTAGTACCCATGGGGAAGGAGAGCCACCGGAAATGGCTGAAGATTTTCACGAGTTTGTCACCGGCAAAAGAGTTCCAAAGCTTGGGGGTTTAAATTATTCAGTTTTGGCTCTGGGTGATAAAAGCTATAAGCTTTTTTGCCAAACCGGAGTTGATATTGACGAGGCCTTTAAAAAAGCAGGAGCAAACGAATTGCTTCCAATTGTAAAATGTGACGTAGACTATGAGGAAGATGCCGCAAAATGGACAGATGGTGTGTTGATTGAATTGGGAAAGTTACAGCCCAAAGCTTCGTCACAATCTCTTCAACCTACAGAAACGAAATCCGAAGAGAATCTCTATTCAAAGAAGAACCCATTTAAATCAACGGTGCTTGATAAAGTTCGCATAACCGGACGTGACTCTGACAAAGAAGTGTACCACCTTGAATTGTCGCTTGAAGGTTCCGGTATAAAATATGAGCCGGGCGACGCTTTAGGCGTGATTGCGCAAAATCCACCGCAGTTGGTGAAAGACATCATCAAATCGTTGGGCGTAATTAATAATGAGGTGGTGGAAACCCGAATCGGAAAATTGCAGTTCAATGAGGCATTGGAACATCATTACGAAATTACTCTATTAACCCGGGATGTCATTCAAAAGTATGCTGAGAAAACCGGACAGAAAGAAGTTCAGGAGATTGTAGAGAATGAAGATAAGCTCGACCACTATTTATATGGACATGATGTGCTGGATTTATTGCATGAGTTTCCGGCAAAGTTGACCGCCACCGAATTTTTAGAAACTCTTCGTCCGCTTCCACCACGCTTGTATAGTATTTCCTCAAGTCTAGAGTCGGTTGAAGATGAAGTGCATATAACCGTTTCGCGTGTGCGTTACGAAAACAAGGGCCGGCAACGTTATGGTGCTTGCTCAACATTTTTAGCCGATCGGTTAGAGGTGGATGAAACTGCTCTTATTTACATTGATAAAAATCCAAATTTCAGACTCGCTGAAAATGGAAACCCGATCATTATGGTTGGAGCAGGAACCGGTATTGCTCCTTATCGTGCGTTCCTGCAACAACGTGAGGCTGCCAACCAAAAAGGTAAAAGCTGGTTGTTTTTTGGCGAGCGTCGCTTTTCGTCCGACTTTTTGTACCAGGTTGAATGGCAGAAATACTTGAAAAAAGGTTATCTAGAGAAAATTGATTTGGCATTTTCGCGCGATCAGGAAGAAAAAATTTACGTTCAGGATAGACTGAAGCAACAGCAGGAGGAAGTGTTTAAATGGCTTGAAAATGGAGCGAGCTTTTACCTGTGTGGTGACATGAAATACATGGCTCGCGATGTTCAGGTTACCCTGTTAGACATTATTAAAACACAAGGCGGAATGACAGAGAAAAAAGCACGAGCCTACTTTAAAAAACTGAAGAAAGAAAAACGCTTTATGGCTGATGTGTATTAGGATGGCTGTAGTTGAGAATACAGAGTCAAGAACACAGAGTCAAAAATTGAGAAGAAAGAATAAGGAACAAAGAATTTAAAAGATATGAGCGAAGTAATAGATTGGAGCACATTAAGTGTGGTTGAAAAAATTAAATATGACAGCAACTACCTAAGGGGAACGCTCGAAGAAAGCCTGGCAGATCCGGTAACCGGAGCAATTGCTGATGATGATACGCAGGTTTCAAAATTTCATGGTATTTATCAGCAACATGATCGGGACTTGGAGAAGGAGCGAAAGCGTCAGAAACTGGAACCGGCATATTCATTTTTGATTCGTGTTCGACTTCCGGGAGGCGTTACCACGAGTAAACAATGGTTGCAAATGGATAAGCTGGCCGATACACATGCCAATGGCACACTAAAGTTGACTACACGTCAGGCGTTTCAGTTACACGGTGTTATTAAAACCAAGTTGAAGGCAACGATTCAGGGAATAAACAAAGGCTTGTTGGACACGATTGCAGCTTGTGGTGATGTGAATAGAAATGTGATGTCACACGCCAATCCGGGTGAGTCGGATCTGCATGCAACGGTTTACAAATTAGCTGATGATATTTCGGCCCATTTAACGCCGCGCACAACTGCCTATCACGAAATTTGGCTCGACCAAAAAAAGGTAGCTGACAGTAAGCATGAAGTTGAGCCGATTTACGGTGTTCGTTACCTGCCGCGTAAGTTTAAAATTGGTGTGGCTATTCCTCCTTATAACGATATTGATATTTTCTCACAGGATTTGGGATTTATCGCTATCGAAGAAAAAGGAAAACTAGTCGGTTATAATGTAACCGCCGGCGGTGGTTTTGGATCGACTTTTGGCATACCGGAAGCCTATCCTCGCTTGGCTGATGTGATTGGTTTTTGTACGCCCGAACAGGCAGTTGACGTGGCTGAGAAGGTGGTTTTAGTACAAAAGGATAACGGAAATCGACAGAACCGGAAGCAAGCTCGTTTAAAATACACGATTGATCGTTTAGGACTGGATTGGTTTAAGGCCGAAGTCAACAAGTACCTAGGGTACGAACTACAGCCAGCTAAACCTTTTACGTTTACCCGAAATGGCGATCGTTATGGATGGAAAAAAGGAGCTGATCGCAAATGGAGCCTGAATTTGTTTATCGAGGGCGGACGTGTAAAAGACACCGACTCGTTAAAATTGAAAACAGCTTTGCGCGAAGTTGCTGAAAACATTGAAGACGCTCAGTTCATTTTAACCGGAAACCAAAATTTGGTAATTGGCAACACCACCGAAAAAGATAAAGTCAGCCGTATTCTCAAAAAGTACGGCGTGTGGCCGGTTCAATTATCAGGCTTACGTCAAAACACAATTGCCTGTGTTGCGCTAAATACCTGTAGCTTGGCTTTTGCCGAAGCAGAACGCTACTTACCAACAATGGTTGGCAAAATCGAATCTATTTTAGAAGAGCACGATCTTTTAAAACAAGAGATTGTTATAAGAATGACAGGCTGCCCCAATGGTTGTGGACGCCCTTACTTGGCCGAGATTGGTTTTATCGGAAAATCGCTCGGACATTACAACCTCTATTTGGGAGGGAATTTCAACGGAACAAGATTGAATACCCTTTACAAAGAAACTCTTTCGGAAGAAGAAATACTGAACGAACTGCGCCCCATTATTGCAGACTATGCTAAAAACAGGAATAAAGGAGAAGGTTTTGGTGATTTCGTTATCCGGAAAGAATACGTGAAAGAAACAAAAGAAGGAAGAGATTTTAGACATTGAAAATATGGAATTACCGGCAATATTTGTAGGAAAAAAACTATCAGCCCTAACTCGCAAATGGCTGATTAGCGAACAAATTCGTTTTATTGAGCAACCTCTGGTTCGAATCAATTACCGTAAACCCGACATCCGTTTTTTTGAACATTTGCGGGATGTCGATAAAAAGTGGGTAGTAACCAGTTCGTACGCTGCGCATTGGCTCTCACGTTTTGCTAATAAAATAGGAATGAAAAAGGATGACGTGGTGTATTGCCTTTCAGAAAAGCAGGAAGGCATTTTGTCTAGGTGTGGTGTAAAAGTATTGCGCCCGGTCTCACCCAATGCTTATTCGTTGGCCGAGCTGATTATAGCACAAGATAATGGAACAAAAGTGATCTATCTGAGAGGGAATAAATCGCTTAATCAATTGCCTGAATTGATTGATGGTCATAATGTTAATTGGCAGTCGGTTGAGGTCTATAAAAACACGTCCGTAGAAATTTTATTGAACGAAGTGTTTGACGGGTACTTATTTTTTAACGAAAGCGATGTTAAAAGCTATAAGGCATCGGGAAACTTTCCTGCGCCTAAGGCACCGGTTTTAGCGAACGGAGACCGTACAGCACAGGCTGCCTGGGCCGAATTTCCTAATTTGGTGCTGGAATCTTCGGAACAAGAAGAACTTTCGTTTGTGAAATATGCGATTAAGCGAATCACCGAAAAGTTAAATGAGCCGAAGCCCAAACACAATATTATCATAGAGTAATACAATTAAAATGAAACGAATTTCCATACTCGGATGTGGTTGGTTGGGGTTTCCCTTGGCCGAGAAGCTTTTGGCGAAAGGTTTTCAGGTGAAAGGATCGGTAACGACCCGGTCGAAATTGAAAAAAATGGCTTCTGCCGGAATTGAGCCTTATCGACTGGTTTTAGATGCTGATAAGGTTCTATTAAAGAATCCTTCGTTTTTTGATACCGATTTGGTTATTGTTGCAATTCCTCCACGGCGGGTAGAATTTATTGATACGATTTTTCCGGCTCAAATTAAACAGTTAGTGGGCTTTTTAGAGGAGTACAAAGTCCCACGTGTACTGTTTGTTTCGTCCACTTCGGTTTATAATGAATTGGATGGGAGAGTAGCTGAAGAGGACGTTTTACTTCCTGATAAGCCGTCGGGTAAAGCCTTGGTTTTATCAGAATACCTATTAACCCAGAATCCGAACTTTGAAGCGACCGTTTTGCGTTTTGGGGGACTGATTGGGGCTGACCGGAATCCGGCTCGATTTTTAAGCCGAAAGAAAAAGGCAATTAGCGGAACCAAACCTGTCAATCTGATTCATTTGGATGATTGTTTACAGATTATCATTAAAATCATTGATGATGAAGTTTGGGGAGAAACGTTCAATGCTTGCAGTCCGATTCATCCTACTCGTCAGGAGTTTTACGAGCGGGCGTCAGCCGTTTCCGGGATTCTAGCTCCACCGTTTAATAATGAAAAATCGCCTTTTAAGTTGGTTGATAGTAGTAAATTAATTCGGATGTTGAATTACCAATTCAAATTTCCCAGTCCTATGGATTATCTCGGAACGGTTAATCATGAATTGTAAGATCAGCGTATCGAATATCAATTAGCGAATTATTATAAACCAATTTGTACAACTTCGTAAATGTCAGAATCCACCGAACATATTAAAGGCACTCAGCCTGTAAATAAGCACGCTCACCTTATTTCGATTGTTGGTGCCGGACCGGGCGATCCCGAATTGCTCACGGTGCGTGCTGTTCGGCGACTGGAGCAGGCTGATGTAATTTTGTATGATGCGTTACATGGCACCGAAATATTAGAAGCTGCCAACCCAAATGCCGAACGAATTTATGCCGGCAAACATTATCAAGATGGACAGCATCAAACCGAGAGGCAGGATCATATTCACAGTCGCCTGAAGCAATTTGCCAATGAAGGCAAACGCGTGGTGCGATTAAAGGCAGGCGATCCATTTATTTTTGGTCGTGGAGCCGAGGAGCTTGCGTTTTGTTTGCAGGAGAACCTAAATGTTGAGGTGGTACCGGGAATTACTGCCGGACTAGCTGCAGCCACTTGTTTTCATATTCCGGTAACCTTGCGGAATGCCAATAGTATGGCCATGTTTTATACCGGACATAAACGGAGAGGTGGTTTTGAAAATATTGATGAGGTGGCTTCGGTGATTAAAGCGAATGCACCTGTTATGGTTTATATGGGATTGAAAAACCTCACTCTTCTTTCTAAAGAATTATTAACTCGCGACGTCACCGCTGAAGCTCCGATGCAAATTGTCAGCCGGGTTGGTCACCCTGATCAGCAACTGTTTACATCATCATTGGGTGAGATTGAAAACTACCTAACGACTGTCGATCCACCCATGCCGTCTGTTATTATTATCGGCACGCGAGCTCATCAGGTGAGTTCGCATGTATGAGTTTGACTTTTTTAAGACTCCTTCGTCCTTTTTTTTGAACTGTTCAATGCTTCAGTCTGTTTAACTGCTGGAAATAAAATAGTCAAAATATGGATTCTGTTTTCGAACAAGTAAAACAAGCGCTTGGAAAACCTTACAATGATCTTAATTTTTTGCTGCAAAGCTTTGCCGAGGTTCTTACGGAAAGTGGCGCGCAGGAAATAGTTCCTCATATTCCCTGGATCAATTCAAATCAAAAGCCTCCGAAAGATGTATTGCTGAGTAGTGATTATATCCACATGTTGTCGATGTGTTTTCAGTTACTGAATCTCGTTGAGGTAAATGGAGCAGTGCAAAGTCGTCGGGCAAAAGAAGAAGAGGACATGAGCAAGGTAAATGGCTTGTGGACTACTAATTTCAAGATGCTTAAGGAAAAAGGAATTGACGAAAAACAGATTTTGGCCGTACTTCCCAACATCATGATTGAGCCTGTATTGACAGCACATCCCACCGAAGCAAAACGTTCGGTTGTTTTACAGGAATACCGAAAGCTATACTTGCTTTTGGTGAAGCGCGAAAATCAGATGTACACGCGCATCGAGCAGGGCGATATTCGCAATGAAATTAAGCAGATATTGCATCGCTTGTGGAATATTGGTGAGATTTATATTGAAAAACCGCACATTGAATCAGAGCTGGACAACATCTTACACTATCTGACGAATGTGCTGCCCGAGGTTGTTGTACTGTTGGATAAACGTCTGAGACAAGCCTGGAAGGAATCTGAATTCGATGAAAGTTTGTTGAATAATATGGAGCTGTTACCGGGTTTGTCCTTTGGTAATTGGGTTGGTGGAGATCGCGATGGACACCCCTTGGTTACCGCCGAAACAACAAAAATGACGCTTAATAAACTTCGTGTCCATGCTTTTATAATTGTCCGTCAGGAACTGCTTCTTTTAGCTCATAAACTGAGCATTTATATTGATAGTACGGAGGTTTCCTCGTCGTTTGTCGATCGGGTACAGCAGATGGCGAAAGAGTTGGAACGCTCGGGTGAGTTGGTTCTGGAAGAGCACAGTAGTGAAATTTTTAAAGCCTACGTGTTACTTTTGTTGAATAAAATACCAATCAACCAAAGTCAGGAACATACATTGGAACTTGAAAACAGACCAACCAGCTACCAAAATTCTGATCAGTTAATACAAGATCTGGATGTCTTGTTTATTGAGCTACAAAATCGTGGATTACATGAAATTGCGCAGGTTGATGTTGGACGATGTAAGCGACTATTAAAGGTTTTTGGTTTTCATTTGGCTCAATTGGATATCCGCCAGAACAGCGAATATCATGAGAAAGCATTGTCACAACTTGTTTTATCCTCATTGGGGCAGAATGAAGGTAGCCTGCTAATTGCTTCGCAGGCTGCCAAACGCACTTTTTTGGATGCCGAATTAAAGGTCAATCGTCCGTTTTTGGTCGATCATGCTGAGGCTGGCGAAGAAGCTCGTAATGTGATTGAAAGCATGCAGGTAGTAAGCAACCACATTGAGAAATACAGCACCCGCTCATTGGGCAAGCTTATTATAAGCATGACTCGGAACGCAGAGGATTTGCTAACCGTTTACCTGTTCATGCGAGAAGCTGGAATGACCCTGAAATATGGTGATTTATTGGGAGCCAAATTGCCTGTCGTGCCTTTATTCGAAACTATTGAAGACTTATTAGCCAGCCCCGAAATTCTGGATGACTATCTCAGTCATCCGGTGGTCATCAACAGTTTGAAATATCAACAGAAGCGGGATCAGGCAGATAATCTCTATCAGGATGTGATGATAGGTTACAGCGATAGCAATAAGGATGGTGGAATTCTGGCAAGCTCCTGGTTTTTACATGAAGCGCAGCAACGACTTTCCGAAATTGGGAAAAAGCATGGTGTTCTCATTCGCTTTTTTCATGGAACCGGAGGAAGTATCAGCCGAGGAGCCGGTCCGTCGCATTGGTTTGTGAAAACATTGCCGCATGGGGCAATCAATGGGAAATTGCGGATTACTGAGCAGGGGGAAACCATCGAGCGCAAGTATGCCAATAAAATGAATGCTGCTTAT encodes the following:
- a CDS encoding phosphoenolpyruvate carboxylase yields the protein MDSVFEQVKQALGKPYNDLNFLLQSFAEVLTESGAQEIVPHIPWINSNQKPPKDVLLSSDYIHMLSMCFQLLNLVEVNGAVQSRRAKEEEDMSKVNGLWTTNFKMLKEKGIDEKQILAVLPNIMIEPVLTAHPTEAKRSVVLQEYRKLYLLLVKRENQMYTRIEQGDIRNEIKQILHRLWNIGEIYIEKPHIESELDNILHYLTNVLPEVVVLLDKRLRQAWKESEFDESLLNNMELLPGLSFGNWVGGDRDGHPLVTAETTKMTLNKLRVHAFIIVRQELLLLAHKLSIYIDSTEVSSSFVDRVQQMAKELERSGELVLEEHSSEIFKAYVLLLLNKIPINQSQEHTLELENRPTSYQNSDQLIQDLDVLFIELQNRGLHEIAQVDVGRCKRLLKVFGFHLAQLDIRQNSEYHEKALSQLVLSSLGQNEGSLLIASQAAKRTFLDAELKVNRPFLVDHAEAGEEARNVIESMQVVSNHIEKYSTRSLGKLIISMTRNAEDLLTVYLFMREAGMTLKYGDLLGAKLPVVPLFETIEDLLASPEILDDYLSHPVVINSLKYQQKRDQADNLYQDVMIGYSDSNKDGGILASSWFLHEAQQRLSEIGKKHGVLIRFFHGTGGSISRGAGPSHWFVKTLPHGAINGKLRITEQGETIERKYANKMNAAYNLELMLASVTAQTILHANQSVESEEVAGLFHQLGIRGREFYRDLISDPDFIHFFAEATPIDVIESSKIGSRPARRTGKRTMDDLRAIPWVFSWAQSRFNITSWYGVGSTLNELKTQKTDEYEKLLKLVKYDPFVRYVITNLDSSIAATDEQIMNKYAALVEDETIRERMMNKIRKEFDLTKAMLGDMLQKPFKERRKNHYYSTILRAEAMNNLHDAQIELLKKWRSSRKNQSKDESEHLFALLQCVNAIANALGTTG